From one Streptomyces mobaraensis genomic stretch:
- a CDS encoding P1 family peptidase, which yields MTDTDSTRNAAVRTGPLDALTDVPGLRVGHAELAGPGALTGTTVVLTEPGGAVAAVDVRGGGPGTRETDALDPRNLVQRVDAVVLTGGSAFGLDAASGAVAWLEEAGRGVPVGPDPAQVVPVVPAAALFDLGRGGAWRARPDAALGRAAIEAAAGTVPGTPVVQGNVGAGRGAVVGGMKGGIGTASVVLPSGVTVAALAAVNAAGSAADPATGVLYGRLYAGERVGYPDPARHAAAQRALAAAREETARRTAGSVRQPLNTTLAVVATDAALTRAQAQKLAGTAHDGLARAVRPVHLLTDGDTVFTLATGARPLPAAHDTASADVSALTALMAFNEILAAGADALTRAVAKAALAAESVDGPGGVFPSYRELYGG from the coding sequence ATGACCGACACCGACAGCACACGGAACGCCGCCGTACGGACCGGACCGCTGGACGCGCTCACCGACGTACCCGGGCTCCGGGTCGGGCACGCCGAACTGGCCGGCCCGGGTGCCCTCACCGGAACGACGGTGGTGCTCACCGAGCCGGGCGGCGCGGTCGCGGCCGTCGACGTCCGCGGCGGCGGCCCCGGCACCCGGGAGACGGACGCGCTCGATCCCCGGAACCTCGTCCAGCGGGTGGACGCCGTCGTCCTCACCGGCGGCAGCGCCTTCGGGCTGGACGCCGCGTCCGGCGCGGTGGCCTGGCTGGAGGAGGCGGGCCGGGGCGTACCCGTCGGCCCCGACCCGGCCCAGGTCGTGCCCGTCGTCCCCGCCGCCGCCCTCTTCGACCTCGGCCGCGGCGGCGCCTGGCGGGCCCGCCCCGACGCGGCCCTCGGCCGGGCGGCGATCGAGGCGGCGGCGGGGACGGTCCCCGGTACGCCGGTGGTGCAGGGCAACGTGGGGGCGGGCAGGGGCGCCGTCGTCGGGGGCATGAAGGGAGGCATCGGCACGGCGAGCGTCGTCCTCCCCTCGGGCGTCACCGTCGCGGCGCTCGCGGCCGTCAACGCGGCGGGCTCGGCGGCCGATCCGGCGACGGGGGTGCTGTACGGGCGGCTGTACGCCGGCGAGCGGGTCGGCTACCCCGATCCCGCGCGCCACGCGGCGGCCCAGCGTGCCCTGGCCGCCGCCCGGGAGGAGACGGCCCGGCGGACGGCGGGCTCGGTCCGGCAGCCGCTGAACACGACGCTCGCCGTCGTCGCCACCGACGCCGCCCTCACCCGCGCCCAGGCGCAGAAGCTCGCCGGTACGGCCCACGACGGGCTGGCCCGCGCGGTCCGCCCGGTCCACCTCCTCACCGACGGCGACACGGTCTTCACCTTGGCGACGGGCGCCCGCCCCCTGCCCGCCGCCCACGACACGGCCTCCGCCGATGTCTCCGCCCTCACCGCCCTTATGGCGTTCAACGAGATCCTCGCCGCCGGCGCGGATGCCCTGACCCGGGCCGTGGCCAAGGCCGCCCTCGCGGCCGAGAGCGTGGACGGCCCGGGCGGGGTGTTCCCCTCGTACCGGGAGCTGTACGGGGGCTAG
- a CDS encoding low temperature requirement protein A: MSDRPRRRLAAGSGVLRRMTTRGRDEEHRVATPLELFFDLCFVVAVAQAGGQLVHALAEAHVGHGVQGYLMMFFAIWWAWMNFTWFASAYDTDDVLFRGMTLVQIAGVLVFAAGIPRAFDSGDFRVIWSGYLVMRLAMVAQWLRAGLSTAGRERRTALRYAAGVSACQVGWLGLLFLPDGAKPWLFLGMAICEMAVPVWAEHDHQTGWHPHHIAERYGLFTIIVLGETVSAATVAVQSAVDEHQALGTLLPIAAGGLLIIFAAYWIYFAVPIHLHLISNRQAFLWGYGHYLVFGSVAAIGAGIEVAIEEATGKAHVSTFAASGTVTLAVALFMFTVWLIHSRHQKRGLIQQAVLPVSALLVLACTFAGRWAVLLAGAVATATVTVGVTLTARGGTALEEEHGRGGGDGEASRAAG, encoded by the coding sequence ATGAGCGATAGGCCGCGTCGGCGGCTCGCGGCGGGCTCGGGCGTACTGCGCCGGATGACCACCCGGGGCCGGGACGAGGAGCACCGCGTCGCCACCCCGCTGGAGCTGTTCTTCGACCTCTGCTTCGTGGTCGCGGTGGCCCAGGCGGGCGGGCAGCTGGTGCACGCGCTGGCCGAGGCGCACGTGGGCCACGGCGTCCAGGGCTACCTGATGATGTTCTTCGCCATCTGGTGGGCCTGGATGAACTTCACCTGGTTCGCCTCCGCCTACGACACGGACGACGTGCTGTTCCGCGGCATGACGCTGGTCCAGATCGCGGGCGTGCTGGTGTTCGCGGCGGGGATCCCGCGCGCCTTCGACTCCGGCGACTTCCGGGTGATCTGGTCCGGCTACCTGGTGATGCGGCTGGCCATGGTGGCGCAGTGGCTGCGCGCCGGCCTCTCCACGGCCGGCCGCGAGCGCCGGACCGCCCTGCGCTACGCGGCGGGGGTGTCCGCCTGCCAAGTCGGCTGGCTGGGGCTGCTGTTCCTGCCCGACGGCGCGAAGCCCTGGCTGTTCCTGGGCATGGCGATATGCGAGATGGCCGTCCCGGTCTGGGCCGAGCACGACCACCAGACCGGCTGGCACCCGCACCACATCGCGGAACGCTACGGGCTGTTCACCATCATCGTGCTCGGTGAGACCGTGTCGGCCGCCACCGTGGCCGTCCAGTCCGCCGTCGACGAACACCAGGCGCTGGGCACCCTGTTGCCCATCGCCGCGGGCGGACTCTTGATCATCTTCGCCGCCTACTGGATCTACTTCGCCGTCCCCATCCACCTGCACCTGATCTCCAACCGCCAGGCGTTCCTCTGGGGTTACGGGCACTACCTCGTCTTCGGCTCGGTCGCGGCGATCGGCGCCGGCATCGAGGTGGCGATCGAGGAGGCCACCGGCAAGGCCCACGTCTCCACGTTCGCGGCCTCCGGGACGGTCACCCTCGCCGTGGCGCTCTTCATGTTCACGGTGTGGCTGATCCACTCCCGGCACCAGAAACGCGGCCTGATACAGCAGGCGGTGCTCCCCGTCTCGGCGCTGCTGGTCCTGGCCTGCACCTTCGCGGGACGCTGGGCCGTCCTGCTGGCCGGGGCGGTGGCCACCGCCACCGTCACCGTGGGCGTCACCCTGACGGCGCGGGGCGGGACCGCGCTGGAGGAGGAGCATGGGCGAGGGGGCGGGGACGGGGAGGCGAGCCGCGCAGCAGGATGA